A window from Dysidea avara chromosome 2, odDysAvar1.4, whole genome shotgun sequence encodes these proteins:
- the LOC136243811 gene encoding NACHT, LRR and PYD domains-containing protein 3-like, with protein MSVLQRLLDRDKTVTLDDIRSCNDARGSRPQLRDVHNLVTPDYAAHWRAISTQLGLKVGLLDTIDHDHHHKAEDCCNAVWEQWLDMDTTASWSKVIEAVESSAVEFYTNERYKGSEDDWPSYQPEHFTSVALIHHREKHVTTREVIAIANVLHKGEVNVGCASNENQQGSSYLQYYDSKISTNIAEIFCKLTSHTSQGEQKVILIEGSPGIGKTILSKEIAFQWAKNKLLNEKMLLFLIFLRDPYLQNVQTLEHFVCYAISSTQRNSMVASVEQYLEETSGKHCVVVCDGYDEISEEVRCNSFISKLISRKVLKLSSLVITSRPTTSACLHGIADRRVEILGFTKEDRNRYIHQSLAGNTVEIRLIEEYFEVNPFIDSLCYIPLNMTILICLLKESLGTCSGLPKTQTEINKQFTFVTIARYLRRHHNHILTVKFLQNLPMPYKEQLDNLAKLAFVFLGKDKIVFNDDDVANDCPDCVGKWDSLGLLKIVKYSSLLADSTSFSYNFLHFSVQEYLAAFYIASLSDKKQAKILKNYFWNSKYLNMGIMYFGLTGGDSVALKHFLSGNKFFFFSKFFGANQIERRVSEDKVKCLHLFQCFLEADNDKLIQKVGKILEDDTIDLSNNALLHKDIHILSFFLVRSANKTWRSLDLSGCYIGDQGFDIFAKSFAECSKNRTTIKAVYLPYNYLTSSSINGIINLILCFKVEKITLSNNNNINYEDFDDKLLRSSIDDNRVIKMVAEKTEDAAG; from the exons GTTCAAGACCTCAATTGAGGGATGTACACAACCTTGTTACACCTGACTATGCAGCCCACTGGAGAGCAATTAGTACTCAACTAGGATTAAAGGTTGGGTTGCTGGATACAATAGATCATGATCATCATCACAAAGCTGAAGATTGCTGTAATGCGGTATGGGAGCAGTGGCTTGACATGGATACTACTGCATCATGGAGTAAGGTAATTGAAGCAGTTGAGTCATCAGCAGTG GAGTTTTATACCAATGAAAGATACAAAGGTTCTGAGGATGATTGGCCTTCCTATCAACCAGAGCATTTTACTAGTGTAGCACTTATTCATCATAGGGAAAAACATGTTACTACAAGAGAGGTGATTGCTATTGCTAATGTATTGCACAAAGGGGAGGTTAATGTGGGTTGTGCTTCTAATGAAAACCAACAAGGGTCATCATATTTACAATATTATGATTCTAAAATTTCTACAAACATTGCAGAGATTTTCTGCAAGTTAACATCACACACATCACAAGGTGAGCAAAAAGTAATCTTAATTGAGGGGTCCCCTGGAATCGGTAAAACAATCTTGTCTAAGGAAATTGCTTTTCAGTGGGCTAAAAATAAACTTTTGAATGAAAAAATGCTACTTTTCTTAATCTTTCTTCGTGATCCTTATTTACAAAATGTTCAAACGTTAGAGCACTTTGTTTGTTATGCTATAAGCTCTACTCAAAGAAATTCGATGGTAGCATCAGTTGAACAATATCTTGAAGAAACATCAGGTAAACACTGTGTGGTGGTATGTGATGGCTATGATGAAATCTCTGAAGAAGTACgatgcaattcttttatttctaAGCTTATCAGTCGTAAAGTTTTGAAGCTTTCTAGCTTGGTAATCACGTCACGTCCAACCACATCAGCCTGTCTCCATGGCATTGCTGACCGTAGAGTAGAAATTTTAGGCTTTACTAAAGAAGATAGGAACAGATATATACATCAAAGTTTAGCAGGCAACACAGTTGAGATCAGATTAATCGAGGAATACTTTGAGGTTAATCCTTTTATAGATAGTTTATGTTATATTCCACTAAACATGACCATTTTAATATGTCTTCTCAAAGAATCTCTAGGGACTTGTAGTGGACTTCCAAAAACTCAAACAGAGATTAATAAGCAGTTTACTTTTGTAACAATTGCCAGATATTTAAGGAGACATCACAACCATATATTAACTGTTAAATTTCTTCAAAATCTTCCAATGCCTTACAAGGAACAACTAGATAATTTGGCTAAATTGGCATTTGTTTTTCTTGGTAAAGACAAGATTGtttttaatgatgatgatgtagcAAATGATTGCCCAGACTGTGTTGGAAAATGGGATAGTCTAGGTTTGCTGAAAATTGTAAAGTACTCTAGTTTGCTTGCAGATTCCACAAGTTTTTCATATAATTTCCTCCACTTTTCTGTACAAGAATATTTGGCAGCATTCTACATTGCTTCTTTGAGTGATAAAAAGCAAGCCAAAATTTTGAAGAATTATTTCTGGAATTCAAAATATCTTAATATGGGAATTATGTACTTTGGATTAACTGGTGGTGACTCTGTTGCTCTAAAACATTTTCTATCTGGAAATAAATTCTTTTTTTTCAGTAAATTTTTTGGTGCTAACCAAATTGAAAGAAGAGTATCTGAAGATAAAGTTAAATGTCTTCACTTATTTCAATGCTTCCTAGAAGCAGATAATGATAAACTGATACAAAAGGTTGGAAAAATTTTAGAAGATGATACAATAGATTTAAGTAATAATGCTTTATTACATAAAGATATTCATATTTTGAGTTTCTTCCTTGTAAGATCAGCTAACAAAACGTGGAGGAGTTTAGATTTATCAGGTTGTTACATTGGTGATCAGGGCTTTGATATTTTTGCCAAGTCATTTGCAGAATGCAGCAAGAATAGAACAACAATTAAGGCTGTATATTTGCCTTACAATTACCTAACATCCTCTTCTATCAATGGAATTATCAACCTGATTCTCTGTTTTAAAGTGGAAAAGATAACTctaagtaataataataatattaactaTGAAGATTTTGATGATAAACTTTTAAGAAGCTCTATTGATGACAACAGAGTCATTAAGATGGTAGCTGAAAAGACGGAAG